A single window of Acidimicrobiales bacterium DNA harbors:
- the ligA gene encoding DNA ligase: MPQVSDPGESRSRGDVPPPDVVERVRELRREIEHHDYLYYVLGQPEIPDADYDALMAELRDLEDRWPALASPDSPTRTVRGRPAGPFGTVRHRTPMLSLDNVFDLGELLEWGRRTERRLQELGRAVPDRYVCEPKIDGLAVSLVYRDGRLVLGATRGDGNVGDDITANVATIEELPRDLGRGAPRLLELRGEVYMRRSVFRELNRELAERGLPTYANPRNTAAGSLRQKDPSVTAQRRLSIWLYQLADAEGAPRFSRHSEALDFVRSLGFPVNPEIRVASDLDEVHKACEDFLSRRDSFDYDVDGAVVKVDDLELQRILGATSKAPRWAVAYKFPPEEKTTRLLSIEVSIGRTGRATPFAVLEPVFVGGSTVERATLHNEDQVRAKDLRPGDTVIVRKAGEVIPEVLAPVLSARPADSKPWRFPDTCPSCGGPLVRLPGEADHYCTNLDCPAQRVARIVHFASRSAMDIEFLGEKTVRLFCDLGMLRDPADVYYLDYERIRALEGFGDVSVENLRRAVDVSRSRPLRNLLTGLGIRHVGPATADLLARRFGTLDAVMQASEPELASVEGVGPKIAKAIRAFFDSEANRQVVEKLRRAGVNFGEPIAEGVEDKLAGRSVVITGTLSRFTREEAEEAVRQRGGKATGSVSRRTWVLVVGEDPGSNKVRKAAELGIPAVDEEGFLYLLETGELPEGARPPSADGV, from the coding sequence ATGCCGCAGGTGAGCGATCCGGGAGAGAGCAGGTCCCGTGGGGATGTACCGCCGCCGGACGTGGTGGAGAGGGTGCGGGAGCTCCGCCGTGAGATAGAGCACCACGACTACCTGTACTACGTCTTGGGCCAACCAGAGATCCCGGACGCCGACTACGACGCGCTGATGGCGGAGCTGCGGGATCTGGAGGATCGGTGGCCCGCCCTGGCGAGTCCCGACTCGCCGACCAGGACGGTGAGAGGGAGGCCGGCGGGCCCGTTCGGAACCGTCCGACATCGGACCCCCATGCTCTCCCTGGACAACGTGTTCGACTTGGGCGAGCTGCTCGAGTGGGGTCGGCGAACCGAGCGGCGTCTCCAAGAGCTCGGGCGTGCGGTTCCCGATCGCTACGTGTGCGAACCGAAGATCGACGGTCTTGCCGTGTCGTTGGTGTACCGGGACGGTCGACTGGTACTCGGCGCGACCCGGGGCGACGGAAACGTCGGAGACGACATCACGGCAAACGTGGCGACGATCGAGGAACTGCCACGCGACCTCGGACGGGGAGCTCCGCGACTGCTGGAGTTGCGCGGTGAGGTGTACATGCGGAGGAGCGTCTTCAGGGAGCTCAACCGCGAACTGGCGGAGCGAGGGTTGCCCACTTACGCGAATCCCCGGAACACAGCTGCCGGGTCTCTCAGGCAGAAGGATCCGTCTGTCACCGCGCAGCGCAGGCTCTCCATCTGGCTGTACCAGTTGGCGGACGCGGAAGGTGCGCCGAGGTTCTCGAGACACTCCGAAGCCCTCGACTTCGTGCGTTCGTTGGGGTTCCCCGTCAACCCGGAGATCCGAGTGGCGTCCGACCTGGACGAGGTGCACAAGGCCTGTGAGGACTTTCTCTCGCGTCGCGACAGCTTCGACTACGACGTCGACGGTGCGGTAGTGAAAGTCGACGACTTGGAGCTCCAGCGAATCCTCGGGGCCACCAGCAAGGCGCCGCGCTGGGCCGTCGCGTACAAGTTTCCTCCCGAGGAGAAGACGACACGGCTGCTGTCCATAGAGGTGTCGATAGGCCGAACAGGGCGTGCCACACCTTTCGCGGTCCTCGAACCGGTGTTCGTCGGGGGTTCCACGGTGGAGCGCGCGACCTTGCACAACGAGGACCAGGTCCGGGCCAAGGATCTGAGACCCGGTGACACCGTGATCGTGCGAAAGGCAGGTGAAGTCATTCCCGAAGTGTTGGCACCGGTGTTGTCGGCACGGCCGGCCGACTCGAAACCTTGGCGGTTTCCGGATACGTGTCCCTCGTGCGGAGGGCCCCTCGTCCGTCTTCCCGGCGAGGCCGACCATTACTGTACGAACCTCGATTGTCCGGCGCAGCGTGTCGCCAGGATCGTCCATTTCGCCTCGAGATCGGCGATGGACATCGAGTTCCTCGGCGAGAAGACCGTCCGACTCTTCTGTGACTTGGGAATGCTCCGCGACCCGGCAGACGTCTACTACCTCGACTACGAGCGGATAAGAGCACTCGAGGGTTTCGGAGACGTGTCGGTCGAGAATCTCCGCCGGGCCGTGGACGTCTCTCGATCGCGCCCGCTGCGAAACCTCCTCACGGGACTGGGTATAAGGCACGTGGGCCCTGCGACGGCCGATCTCCTGGCTCGCCGGTTCGGGACGCTGGACGCGGTGATGCAGGCGTCGGAGCCCGAGCTCGCTTCGGTCGAGGGAGTGGGTCCGAAGATCGCGAAGGCGATTCGTGCGTTCTTCGACTCGGAGGCGAACCGTCAGGTGGTCGAGAAGCTGCGCAGGGCGGGCGTCAACTTCGGGGAACCGATTGCAGAGGGGGTCGAGGACAAGCTCGCGGGACGATCGGTAGTCATAACCGGCACCCTTTCCCGTTTCACGCGGGAAGAGGCGGAGGAAGCGGTGCGACAGAGGGGAGGCAAGGCCACAGGGAGCGTGTCGCGTCGAACCTGGGTCCTCGTGGTCGGGGAGGACCCGGGTTCCAACAAGGTGCGCAAGGCGGCAGAGCTCGGCATCCCCGCCGTGGACGAGGAAGGGTTCCTATACCTGCTCGAGACCGGCGAGCTTCCCGAGGGGGCTCGTCCGCCGAGCGCGGACGGTGTGTGA
- a CDS encoding serine/threonine protein kinase encodes MTGSLVSGLLGQVVGGRYLLIESLGESESGVVCAADDLTSGMKVAVKLLHPALAAERGFVRRLRTELRTVSRLRHPNLLPVLDFGEGDEGFWFVSTLMAASLGTFAARGLRLDGRQVVAIGAAAAAGLEHAHAHGVVHRGITPGNVLLSEHGSVCLGDFGVARALAATSGRETGVLGSTRYLAPEQLSGAPVGPPADVYSLALCLLEVLEGRHPFAGSEGLESVATRTARPLEASEDHGELGRLLEECGRLEPFRRPTAAEMCRALGELADRLGPPAPLPLVDLPPTRSGRTGSVGGVRLVTTPGGVPIARAPDAPEVGMSHDVRPLPSRGSRVAAVVVTMLLVVALLGGGAWAWWATRVEKHTVPDLIGLAETDARRRIDGLGWQVERVESRRDGTRPGEVIDQEPPPGESLAEGRTLRLVVSLGATLARPPRDLVGLTLEEARIRLVEAGFELGDSTLRHDEDAPPGVVIATERLPDLLPKGSAIDVVVSDGPRPREIPRDLVSQPAEEAERRLRELGLKVARRSSPSETVPAGKVVKTEPAAGAKVEKGSEVTLVVSSGPPMVEVPDVVGLQASAAAEELEAAGLGVEGTVGPPNRKVLRTDPPTGSEVRKGTSVTLYTE; translated from the coding sequence GTGACCGGCTCGCTGGTGAGCGGACTCCTCGGACAGGTGGTCGGGGGGAGGTATCTGCTCATCGAGTCCCTCGGAGAGAGCGAGAGCGGCGTGGTCTGCGCCGCCGACGACCTCACCTCCGGCATGAAGGTGGCGGTGAAGCTGCTTCATCCTGCACTCGCCGCCGAACGGGGTTTCGTCAGGCGGCTACGCACGGAGCTGCGCACCGTCAGCCGCCTCAGGCATCCGAATCTCCTCCCCGTCTTGGACTTCGGAGAGGGTGACGAGGGATTCTGGTTCGTCTCGACGCTGATGGCTGCCAGCCTCGGGACCTTCGCTGCGAGGGGGCTGCGCCTGGACGGGCGCCAGGTCGTGGCGATAGGAGCAGCGGCGGCCGCGGGTCTCGAGCACGCCCACGCCCACGGCGTCGTGCACCGAGGCATCACGCCCGGCAACGTCCTCCTCTCCGAGCACGGATCCGTGTGCCTGGGCGACTTCGGGGTGGCACGCGCCCTGGCCGCGACGTCGGGAAGGGAGACGGGTGTGCTCGGCTCCACCAGATACCTAGCACCCGAGCAGCTGTCGGGCGCCCCGGTGGGGCCGCCGGCCGACGTCTACTCGCTGGCGCTGTGTCTGCTCGAGGTGTTGGAGGGACGGCATCCGTTCGCCGGATCGGAGGGCCTCGAGTCCGTGGCGACGCGTACCGCGCGTCCACTCGAGGCGTCTGAGGATCACGGCGAGCTCGGGAGGTTGCTGGAGGAGTGCGGAAGGCTCGAGCCGTTCCGACGGCCCACCGCAGCCGAAATGTGCAGAGCGCTGGGTGAGCTGGCCGACCGCCTGGGTCCTCCCGCTCCGCTTCCCTTGGTGGACCTGCCGCCGACCCGATCCGGTCGTACGGGTTCGGTCGGCGGCGTGCGTCTGGTGACCACTCCCGGCGGAGTTCCGATCGCCCGCGCTCCCGACGCTCCCGAGGTCGGGATGTCGCACGACGTTCGTCCCCTCCCCTCGCGGGGCTCCCGGGTCGCCGCCGTCGTCGTCACGATGCTCCTGGTCGTAGCCCTCCTCGGCGGCGGAGCGTGGGCGTGGTGGGCTACGCGGGTGGAGAAGCACACCGTGCCCGATCTGATCGGCCTGGCGGAGACCGATGCGCGTCGGAGGATCGACGGTCTCGGTTGGCAGGTCGAACGAGTCGAATCCCGCCGCGACGGAACCCGCCCGGGTGAGGTGATCGACCAGGAACCCCCGCCCGGCGAGTCGCTGGCGGAGGGGCGGACGCTCCGGCTGGTGGTCTCGTTGGGTGCGACCCTGGCACGACCGCCTCGTGATCTCGTCGGCCTCACGCTGGAAGAGGCACGCATCCGCTTGGTGGAAGCGGGCTTCGAGCTCGGGGACTCCACCCTGCGACACGACGAGGATGCTCCCCCGGGCGTCGTGATCGCGACCGAGCGGCTCCCCGATCTGCTGCCCAAGGGCTCTGCCATCGACGTCGTGGTCTCCGACGGTCCCCGCCCGAGGGAGATCCCCCGAGACCTCGTCTCCCAGCCGGCAGAAGAGGCGGAGAGACGGCTGAGAGAGTTGGGTCTGAAGGTCGCCAGACGCTCGTCCCCCTCCGAGACCGTTCCCGCCGGCAAGGTGGTGAAGACCGAGCCCGCGGCCGGTGCGAAGGTCGAGAAAGGATCAGAAGTCACGCTGGTCGTTTCCTCCGGGCCGCCCATGGTCGAAGTGCCGGATGTGGTCGGCCTGCAGGCCTCTGCGGCGGCAGAAGAGTTGGAGGCTGCCGGTCTCGGCGTCGAGGGGACCGTGGGTCCGCCGAATCGGAAGGTGCTCCGCACCGATCCTCCCACCGGATCGGAGGTCCGAAAGGGCACCTCCGTCACGCTGTACACAGAGTGA